One window from the genome of Lentibacillus daqui encodes:
- a CDS encoding PTS sugar transporter subunit IIA, with the protein MAFNLFKKKKQAENVEIKAPVNGEIIPIEEVPDPVFSQKMMGDGIALIPSDGKIMSPVTGTVIQFPDTKHAIGIKAEDGSEILVHVGLETVGLKGEGFTAKVKEGDKVSTGQLVLEVDLEYIREHADNIVTPVIITNSQDSGREYQMTDAKTGTAGETVIITSTEK; encoded by the coding sequence ATGGCTTTTAATCTATTCAAGAAAAAGAAACAAGCAGAAAATGTCGAAATCAAGGCACCGGTGAATGGTGAAATTATACCGATAGAAGAAGTGCCAGACCCAGTATTTAGCCAAAAAATGATGGGTGATGGGATTGCTTTGATTCCGTCAGACGGAAAAATTATGTCTCCTGTCACAGGAACAGTGATTCAATTTCCTGATACTAAACATGCGATTGGCATCAAGGCGGAAGATGGCAGTGAAATCCTTGTTCATGTTGGTTTGGAAACAGTCGGATTGAAAGGAGAAGGATTTACGGCAAAAGTGAAGGAGGGGGATAAGGTTTCCACTGGCCAGTTAGTACTTGAAGTTGATTTGGAATATATCCGGGAACATGCTGACAACATCGTTACGCCTGTTATTATTACCAATAGTCAAGACAGTGGAAGGGAATATCAAATGACCGATGCTAAAACAGGTACGGCAGGAGAAACAGTCATCATCACGTCAACCGAAAAATAA
- a CDS encoding PRD domain-containing protein, with protein MRIKQILNNNAVVVMDGDEETIAIGGGVGYNKHKKDMVNTAKIEKLFVLKENKKLQELLMRIPEKHFLISEDIIDYAEKYLGTKLNEHVLIGLTDHISFALDREKQGIRIKNKLLPEIKVLYKKEFHIGLWAIDHIKNKLQVEMPPDEAAFIALHIHSMKLQDGNLHELVRQTSILKEMIETIDQTLGINVESNDIAYERLIYHLRFALDRGKGEQYHVMDADMLKMITSKFPVAYQCAKKVADVLAAKHDIHLPEDELGYITLHIERMQRM; from the coding sequence ATGCGGATAAAGCAAATCCTGAACAATAATGCCGTCGTCGTAATGGATGGGGACGAAGAAACAATCGCAATCGGTGGTGGTGTCGGATATAACAAGCATAAAAAAGATATGGTCAATACCGCTAAAATTGAAAAGCTGTTTGTGTTAAAAGAAAATAAGAAACTACAGGAACTGCTGATGCGTATCCCTGAGAAACATTTTCTCATTTCGGAGGATATTATTGACTATGCTGAAAAATATCTGGGAACAAAATTAAACGAACATGTGCTTATTGGATTAACCGACCATATTTCTTTTGCCCTTGACCGGGAGAAACAAGGGATCCGGATCAAAAATAAATTACTTCCGGAGATCAAAGTCTTGTATAAGAAGGAATTTCATATTGGGCTTTGGGCGATCGATCATATTAAAAATAAACTGCAAGTGGAAATGCCACCAGACGAGGCCGCATTTATCGCTTTGCATATTCATTCGATGAAACTTCAGGATGGCAATCTTCATGAACTTGTCAGGCAGACATCGATATTAAAAGAAATGATTGAAACAATCGACCAAACATTGGGGATTAACGTGGAATCCAATGATATTGCCTATGAACGTTTAATTTATCATTTGCGGTTTGCACTGGACCGTGGCAAAGGGGAACAGTATCATGTCATGGATGCGGACATGCTGAAGATGATCACAAGTAAATTTCCGGTTGCCTATCAATGTGCAAAAAAAGTTGCTGATGTTTTGGCTGCAAAGCATGATATTCATTTACCAGAAGATGAACTTGGCTATATTACACTTCATATCGAACGAATGCAACGAATGTAA
- the nagE gene encoding N-acetylglucosamine-specific PTS transporter subunit IIBC gives MMKALQSLGRSIMLPVAVLPAAAILAGLGNWILGFWEGNVIGTFLSNAGTSILDNLGMLFAVGIAIGLSKDKHGAAALSGLVGFLVVTNLISTDSVADLLGKDVADVNPAFEQNDNVFIGILTGVIAAMMYNRFSGVKLPDALAFFSGKRLPPIMTAAAMVVVAAVLFFVWPVVFGWLVAFGKAISSLGAVGAGLYGFFNRLLIPTGLHHALNSVFWFDVAGINDIGKFLASEGTKGITGMYQAGFYPIMMFGVPAAALAMYHTAKTKRKKQAASLMMAGAFAAFFTGVTEPVEFSFMFLAPALYVVHALLTGLSLFIAATFHWTSGFGFSAGFVDYTLSFMNSIANKPYMLIVQGLVFAVIYYFLFRFLITKFNLKTPGREDDAEEAEEKDVASTDGDDKYAVMAAKIYEGLGGDENVDAVDYCTTRLRVEVNDMDKVDQDRIKSTGVPGIHVVGKHSIQVIVGTSVQFVADEVNKIRNVK, from the coding sequence ATGATGAAAGCTTTACAGAGCCTGGGCCGGTCAATCATGCTGCCGGTTGCCGTTTTGCCAGCAGCTGCTATTTTAGCCGGACTCGGGAACTGGATTTTAGGTTTTTGGGAAGGTAACGTCATTGGTACATTCCTGTCGAACGCAGGTACATCCATTTTAGACAACCTGGGTATGCTTTTTGCAGTCGGTATTGCCATTGGATTGTCCAAAGATAAACATGGTGCCGCCGCATTGAGTGGTCTGGTCGGTTTTTTGGTAGTCACCAATTTGATTTCAACTGATTCTGTTGCAGATTTATTAGGAAAAGATGTAGCGGACGTCAACCCGGCCTTTGAACAAAATGATAATGTGTTCATCGGTATTTTAACCGGGGTCATTGCTGCCATGATGTATAATCGATTTAGTGGTGTCAAGCTGCCAGATGCGTTAGCGTTCTTCAGTGGAAAGAGACTCCCGCCAATTATGACGGCAGCCGCGATGGTTGTGGTGGCTGCGGTTTTATTCTTTGTTTGGCCGGTTGTATTCGGCTGGCTTGTTGCGTTTGGTAAAGCTATCAGTAGTTTGGGAGCAGTTGGTGCCGGTCTGTATGGTTTCTTTAACCGTCTATTAATTCCAACCGGTCTGCACCATGCGTTGAATTCGGTATTCTGGTTTGATGTTGCGGGAATTAATGATATCGGCAAGTTCCTGGCTAGTGAGGGAACAAAAGGCATTACCGGTATGTATCAGGCAGGATTTTATCCAATCATGATGTTTGGTGTGCCTGCTGCAGCGTTGGCTATGTACCATACTGCGAAAACCAAGCGTAAGAAACAAGCTGCATCTTTGATGATGGCAGGGGCGTTTGCAGCTTTCTTTACCGGGGTTACTGAACCGGTTGAATTCTCGTTTATGTTCCTTGCTCCAGCATTGTATGTTGTCCATGCCCTTTTAACAGGACTATCGTTGTTTATTGCAGCTACATTTCATTGGACATCAGGCTTTGGGTTCAGCGCTGGATTTGTTGATTATACATTAAGTTTTATGAACTCAATCGCCAACAAGCCGTATATGCTCATTGTTCAAGGACTCGTCTTTGCAGTTATTTACTATTTCTTGTTCCGTTTCTTGATCACAAAATTTAATCTGAAAACGCCAGGGCGCGAAGATGATGCAGAGGAAGCGGAGGAAAAGGATGTTGCCTCAACAGACGGAGATGACAAATACGCTGTCATGGCTGCCAAAATTTATGAAGGACTTGGCGGCGATGAAAATGTGGATGCTGTTGATTATTGTACAACTCGCCTAAGGGTTGAAGTAAATGATATGGATAAGGTGGATCAAGATAGAATCAAGTCTACAGGTGTTCCGGGAATTCACGTCGTAGGAAAACACAGTATCCAGGTCATCGTTGGAACAAGTGTACAATTTGTTGCCGATGAAGTGAACAAAATCCGTAATGTGAAATAA
- a CDS encoding DmpA family aminopeptidase yields the protein MNLSKGKFNGITDVQGVKVGHVTLYEKIDEQNTICTGVTAILPHGGNLFTKKTRAASAVINGYGKTAGLVQLDELGLLESPIMLTNTFSVGAVMQGTLQYMLETNKEIGDSTSSINIVVGECNDSYLNSMRLQAVEPEHAIQAIKDATTGPVEQGAIGAGKGMVCFGYKGGIGTASRIVRAGDDSYTVGCLVLSNFGKREDALFANWDNKNIDTPDGSIMMIIATDAPLYDRQLKRLAKRCAAGLGRTGSMIANGSGDIAIAFSTANTYMHESDQHTETLTHIRDDHPVMNHLFQAVVEATEEAVVHSLKYAETTVGRKGRVVEKAPF from the coding sequence ATGAATCTATCCAAAGGAAAATTCAATGGCATTACTGATGTCCAAGGAGTCAAAGTTGGCCATGTCACTTTATATGAAAAAATTGATGAACAAAATACTATTTGCACTGGGGTGACGGCCATTCTACCCCATGGTGGCAATCTATTTACCAAGAAAACCCGGGCGGCGAGTGCGGTGATTAATGGGTATGGCAAAACGGCCGGGCTTGTACAATTAGATGAACTCGGGTTACTGGAGTCACCAATTATGCTCACCAATACGTTTAGCGTTGGAGCTGTAATGCAAGGCACATTGCAATATATGCTGGAAACGAATAAGGAGATTGGCGATTCTACCAGTTCGATTAATATCGTTGTTGGAGAATGCAATGATAGCTATCTTAATTCAATGCGACTGCAAGCGGTGGAGCCAGAGCATGCAATTCAAGCGATTAAAGACGCGACAACAGGGCCAGTCGAACAAGGTGCGATCGGCGCCGGAAAAGGGATGGTTTGTTTTGGCTATAAAGGCGGAATTGGTACCGCATCAAGGATCGTCCGTGCTGGTGATGATAGCTATACTGTCGGCTGCCTGGTGCTCAGTAATTTTGGCAAACGGGAAGATGCCCTGTTCGCCAACTGGGATAACAAAAACATCGATACACCCGATGGTTCGATCATGATGATTATTGCTACTGATGCCCCACTTTATGATCGGCAATTAAAACGGTTGGCCAAACGCTGTGCCGCTGGACTGGGACGAACCGGCAGTATGATCGCTAATGGCAGCGGAGATATCGCGATTGCCTTTTCAACTGCCAATACATACATGCATGAAAGCGATCAGCATACAGAAACACTAACCCATATTCGCGATGACCATCCAGTGATGAATCACCTTTTTCAAGCAGTGGTAGAGGCAACCGAGGAAGCTGTGGTCCATTCGCTCAAATATGCAGAGACAACGGTAGGCAGAAAGGGGCGTGTGGTAGAGAAAGCTCCTTTTTAG
- the ribE gene encoding riboflavin synthase has translation MFTGIVEEKGWIKRMDRVTDQAVQLTIGAEKVTANMQVGDSIAVNGICLTVTNFTTTDFQVDVMPETIKSTSLKHLESGSHVNLERSLPANGRIGGHFVSGHVDGTGKIIGKQRQANAIYYDIAIPKEFETYVLVKGSIAVDGISLTIFAVEDGVVTLSLIPHTVSATVLGNKEPGDRVNLEFDMLAKYVQNIWNQQIKKEGEKHVSFH, from the coding sequence ATGTTTACCGGAATTGTTGAAGAAAAAGGCTGGATCAAGCGAATGGATCGTGTGACTGATCAGGCGGTTCAACTAACAATTGGGGCGGAAAAAGTGACGGCTAATATGCAGGTTGGTGATAGTATTGCCGTTAATGGCATTTGCCTGACTGTAACAAATTTTACCACTACTGATTTTCAAGTCGATGTGATGCCGGAAACGATCAAATCAACTTCGCTCAAACATCTTGAATCAGGATCACACGTTAATTTGGAGCGTTCCCTGCCAGCGAATGGCCGGATAGGCGGACATTTCGTTTCCGGACATGTGGATGGTACGGGAAAAATAATTGGAAAGCAACGACAAGCGAACGCAATTTACTATGATATTGCCATCCCAAAGGAATTCGAGACTTATGTACTTGTGAAAGGATCTATTGCTGTTGATGGCATTAGCTTAACCATTTTTGCGGTAGAAGATGGAGTAGTTACCTTATCATTGATTCCTCATACCGTCTCTGCAACGGTTTTGGGTAATAAAGAGCCGGGCGATCGTGTTAATTTGGAATTCGATATGCTGGCGAAATATGTACAAAACATATGGAATCAACAAATAAAGAAAGAGGGCGAGAAGCATGTTTCATTCCATTGA
- a CDS encoding C40 family peptidase, producing MATKNRMIKKTLVSTTLMTSLALSPMMTGNVFAHGAPEADANAPSAEVGSSESTGVGVAILSQGDQGQEVTDLQQKLQEQGYDINTDGVYGPNTQQKIIEFQYDQGWDADGVVDTPTLNALNNGSAAGGNATGNSNAQVAEPVNVSVQSQTVNASGANSGDSVSIAQSLVGTPYVWGGTDPSGFDSSGFINYVFKQQGISLSRTHAGMWANDGVQVDNPQPGDVVFFEGTYGSGVSHSGIYLGNHQMIHAGTEATGVEVTSSDSWDYYWGKHYIGAKRF from the coding sequence TTGGCTACAAAAAATCGTATGATAAAAAAGACACTCGTTTCTACTACTTTGATGACTTCATTGGCACTCTCTCCAATGATGACAGGTAACGTTTTTGCACATGGTGCCCCGGAGGCAGATGCAAATGCTCCCTCAGCCGAAGTAGGTTCCAGTGAAAGTACAGGCGTTGGTGTTGCCATTCTTTCGCAAGGTGATCAGGGTCAGGAGGTAACCGACTTACAACAGAAACTACAGGAACAGGGTTATGACATAAATACGGACGGAGTTTATGGACCAAATACGCAACAAAAGATAATTGAATTCCAATATGACCAAGGTTGGGATGCCGATGGAGTTGTAGATACTCCAACATTGAACGCATTGAATAATGGATCGGCAGCAGGAGGAAATGCTACTGGTAATAGTAATGCACAAGTTGCTGAACCAGTTAACGTATCGGTACAATCTCAAACGGTTAATGCATCCGGTGCAAATTCCGGAGACTCTGTTTCTATCGCACAAAGCTTGGTAGGTACTCCTTATGTCTGGGGTGGCACAGATCCTAGTGGTTTTGACAGCAGTGGTTTCATTAACTATGTGTTTAAACAACAAGGTATTTCACTCAGCAGAACGCATGCAGGTATGTGGGCAAATGACGGTGTACAAGTAGACAACCCACAACCGGGAGATGTTGTTTTCTTTGAAGGAACATATGGTAGTGGCGTTTCACACAGTGGTATCTATCTTGGAAATCACCAAATGATTCACGCTGGGACAGAAGCAACTGGTGTTGAGGTTACCTCATCTGATTCATGGGATTATTATTGGGGTAAACATTACATTGGTGCTAAACGGTTTTAA
- the ribD gene encoding bifunctional diaminohydroxyphosphoribosylaminopyrimidine deaminase/5-amino-6-(5-phosphoribosylamino)uracil reductase RibD, producing MQDKDYMEFALQLAKAVTGQTSPNPPVGAVVVNDGAIVGFGAHLKAGEAHAEVHALDMAGEKTNGATIYVTLEPCSHTGKTPPCADYIIEKGISRTVIAVADPNQQVSGSGIEKLRRAGITVDVGVLQAEAEQVNQVFFHYITTGMPYVTLKTATSLDGKTATVTGNSKWITGKEARRDGHLYRNNHDAILVGVNTVLADNPSLTTRIGNNGNNPIRIILDTTLKTPLDANVVTDQQAETLIFTGNDVTSERIGQFANHDQVTVITMESEQVHIDDVLRYLGERQISSVLVEGGAAVNGSFLTAKRINQFILYMAPQLIGGADAPISFAGMGFARLKDALQLEIKQVETIGQDIKITAVPRKDDDDVYRNC from the coding sequence TTGCAGGATAAAGATTATATGGAATTTGCATTGCAACTTGCTAAAGCAGTAACCGGACAAACGAGCCCGAATCCGCCTGTTGGTGCGGTGGTGGTCAACGATGGAGCGATTGTTGGTTTTGGTGCCCATCTGAAAGCGGGTGAAGCCCATGCGGAAGTCCACGCACTGGATATGGCTGGGGAAAAAACAAACGGTGCGACGATTTATGTCACACTGGAGCCGTGCAGTCATACGGGCAAGACGCCGCCATGTGCAGATTACATTATTGAAAAAGGAATCAGCCGGACCGTTATTGCCGTGGCGGATCCAAATCAACAGGTTTCCGGCAGCGGGATTGAGAAACTGCGCCGGGCCGGAATAACTGTTGATGTTGGTGTATTACAAGCTGAAGCAGAGCAGGTGAATCAGGTGTTTTTTCATTATATAACTACGGGGATGCCCTATGTAACCTTAAAAACAGCCACGAGTTTAGATGGAAAAACCGCGACCGTCACTGGTAACAGTAAATGGATTACCGGGAAAGAAGCACGCCGGGATGGACACTTGTATCGGAATAATCATGATGCCATTCTTGTTGGTGTCAACACGGTATTGGCGGACAACCCGAGTCTTACCACAAGAATTGGCAATAATGGGAATAATCCCATCCGTATCATCTTGGACACGACATTAAAAACTCCTTTAGATGCCAATGTGGTTACCGATCAACAAGCAGAAACACTTATTTTTACCGGAAACGATGTAACCAGCGAGCGAATAGGACAATTTGCCAATCATGATCAAGTGACAGTCATTACGATGGAAAGTGAACAGGTACATATTGACGATGTACTGCGGTATTTGGGAGAAAGGCAAATCTCGTCTGTATTGGTGGAAGGTGGCGCTGCCGTTAATGGCTCATTTTTAACAGCAAAACGGATCAATCAATTCATTTTGTACATGGCGCCCCAGCTTATTGGCGGTGCAGATGCGCCAATATCATTTGCCGGGATGGGATTTGCAAGACTAAAAGATGCATTGCAGTTGGAAATTAAACAGGTTGAAACGATTGGTCAGGATATCAAAATTACTGCTGTTCCACGAAAGGATGATGACGATGTTTACCGGAATTGTTGA